GCAGGACTTCGTTGCGGCCGGCGGTGACGGCAGCGGGCGAGCGGCCGTCGTAGGTCTGAATGTTGTCGTTCATGGAGGTCACCTGCTCGGGGTTGGATCGGGTCCGGCTGCCGGTTTTCTTACTTGGCCGCAGCGCGGGCGGCGTCGGCCTTCGCCTTGGCCGCGTCCGCCTTCTGCTGCAGTTCCTGGGCTTCCTTTTCGGCCGCTGCGGCTTCGGCCTGCCTGGCGTGGGCGGCGTCCTTGTCCGAAGACATGCCGCCGGCCAGTGCGCTGCCGGCCATGGAGCCGACGGCGCCGCCGACGACGGCGGCGCCCAGGGTCGAGCCCAGGCCAGGGCGCGATGGCGCTGCGGCGGCCGGCACGGCAGGGGCTGCAGCGGCGGGGGCTGCGGTGGTGGCGGCCGGGGCGGCCGGGGCAGCCGGTTTGGCCGGCGTCTGGGCAGCGGTCGGGGCCGGCTTGGCAGGCGCGCGACTGAAGCTCGAGGCCGACGACTTGCCGCCGCCCATGCGCTTGGCATGCGCCACCGTGGG
The nucleotide sequence above comes from Xylophilus sp. GOD-11R. Encoded proteins:
- a CDS encoding ABC transporter substrate-binding protein, producing MRTSSYIRSTAAAVMAVTVVSLALPTVAHAKRMGGGKSSASSFSRAPAKPAPTAAQTPAKPAAPAAPAATTAAPAAAAPAVPAAAAPSRPGLGSTLGAAVVGGAVGSMAGSALAGGMSSDKDAAHARQAEAAAAEKEAQELQQKADAAKAKADAARAAAK